One window of Athalia rosae chromosome 2, iyAthRosa1.1, whole genome shotgun sequence genomic DNA carries:
- the LOC105691474 gene encoding calmodulin-lysine N-methyltransferase encodes MSEILENSQNFSINNDNKALADSAVSKIRCDRMSNLGLKSSTTTTEMNTRAQRRWRLLARALTRSPELRLENGEEDERISVRRFTTFGLVNPFVLENVVGDQESTWYEYRAKIDEKSYAIEIREINKTFTANELIGFNNTGNICVWPSEECLAHYLLTNREICEDKMILELGGGMSCLAGVFAAKYCGPAGVTLTDGNVTSVDNARCIVARNKMNEFIKCGVVQWERAARALRQDNANANHVHQSWTTESGDECRRTPGEGLYDVILSADCLFFDEARLDLVETIFGWLADNGIALIVAPRRGSTFQKFRDAAIQRGFSTKQREIYDPIVWSRHLELMEHNQEYCPDLHYPVLLELTKQKAPG; translated from the exons atgtcagaaattttggaaaattcacaaaatttctCAATAAACAACGACAATAAAGCCCTGGCGGATTCAGCGGTTTCGAAAATCCGCTGCGATCGGATGTCGAATTTGGGCTTAAAATCGTCAACGACGACAACGGAAATGAACACGAGGGCTCAACGTCGTTGGCGACTCCTCGCAAGAGCTTTGACTCGATCTCCGGAATTACGACTGGAGAACGGGGAAGAAGACGAGCGAATATCGGTCCGAAGGTTCACTACGTTCGGTCTCGTGAATCCCTTCGTTCTGGAGAACGTAGTCGGCGACCAAGAATCTACTTGGTACGAGTACAGGGCgaagatcgatgaaaaatcataCGCGATCGAAATACGGGAGATAAATAAAACCTTCACCGCGAACGAGCTGATCGGGTTCAACAACACCGGTAACATATGCGTGTGGCCGTCGGAGGAATGCCTCGCGCATTATCTGCTGACAAATCGTGAGATCTGCGAGGATAAGATGATCCTCGAACTCGGGGGTGGAATGAGCTGTTTGGCGGGAGTGTTTGCGGCCAAATATTGCGGACCTGCCGGGGTCACTTTGACCGACGGAAACGTAACGAGCGTGGACAACGCGCGGTGCATCGtagcgagaaataaaatgaacgaattcATCAAGTGCGGGGTCGTTCAGTGGGAGAGAGCGGCGAGGGCTCTCAGACAGGACAACGCTAACGCGAACCACGTGCACCAG AGTTGGACGACGGAATCCGGCGACGAATGTCGGAGAACGCCCGGAGAGGGTCTTTACGACGTGATTCTGAGCGCGGACTGTCTTTTCTTCGACGAGGCTCGCTTGGACTTGGTGGAGACGATATTCGGGTGGCTGGCGGACAACGGGATCGCCCTGATAGTCGCCCCCCGTCGGGGTTCCACGTTCCAAAAATTTCGCGACGCTGCGATCCAGCGAGGTTTTTCCACGAAGCAAAGGGAAATCTACGACCCGATCGTCTGGTCGAGACACCTGGAGCTCATGGAGCACAACCAAGAATACTGCCCCGATCTTCATTACCCCGTACTGCTGGAACTCACCAAACAGAAGGCGCCCGGatga